The Homo sapiens chromosome 17 genomic scaffold, GRCh38.p14 alternate locus group ALT_REF_LOCI_2 HSCHR17_3_CTG2 sequence AGTGTGCTTAAATGCCCAGAGGTGTTCCCAGGCCACGTTTTGTTCATACGAGGAGTACAAAATGATGCCAAAGTGTTAGCATTCTTGGGACTGAAAACCTCTCTCCAACATCCCCTAGGATTTTCCTGGATATGACCAGAAATCCATTCCCAATTTCTCTGCCTCCAGGCCCCAATTCTGGTTTCCTCAAAGAGGAGGAAGTGTTCTTGGTTCCCAAAATATgcttgcagtgcagtggtataatggtaaatgtttaacaacaataacaaaaaggccctaactggccgggcgcagtgactcacgcctggaatccaagcactttgggaggccgaggtgggtgggtcacctgaggtcaggagtttgagaccagcctggccaacatggtgaaaccttgtctctactaaaaatacaaaaattagccgggcatggtggcatgtgcctgtaatcccagctagtcgggaggctgaggcaggagaatcgctcaaacccgggaggtgcaggttgcagtgagcggagattgcaccactgcactccaacctgggtgacagagcaagactctgtctcaaaagagtaattttaaaaagtaaggcaACAAATTATCAGGAGTTTTTGAGCTGGTTGTTAAGCacagttattattaaaaattacattctatacatttataataaattacacTAAAAATAGGTAATATGTGCTCAAAACTCATCCCCTCCTAAAAATTTTACTACACTGTACTCCTATCTATGCTGTTGAGGTTATTTCCATAGATTGTATCTGTGTGATAGAAACACCATGTAACCACATGCTGCTGTACGTCTTCCCAATTCTGACTGATGACCTCGCTTGgtagtttgaaatcagccatgaTGGGGATATTAACACCACACAAGTCAGCAAATGCTGtcagttaggatttttttttttttttttttttttttgagacggagtcttgctcttgtcgcccaggctggagtgcgatggtgcgatcttggctcactgcaacctccacctcccgggtttaagagattctcctgtctcagcctcccgagtaactgagattacaggcgcctgccgccacctggctaatttttatatttttagtagagacggggtttcctgcttcagcctcctaagtagctgagaatacaggcgtgcaccaccatgcccagctaatttttttattttttatttttttaatttttagtagagatggggtttcaccatgtttgtcagactggtctcgaactcctgacctcgtgatccaccggcctcggcctcccacagtgctggatgacaggcgtgagcccccgcgcccggtcCGTGCATTTACAGCACAAGTTCACGCTTATCTACAAAGCATCCACCTCTCACCGCACCTTCCGGGACCACGGGATTTAACGCCTCACCGCCCGATGACAGCACGAGGTGGAAAGGGCAGCGACAATGCTCGCGCGTCCCCTCCCGGCGATCCGGAGCACGGCAGCCCCGGAGCGCGCGGCCACTCCTCGCTCCCCTCAGGAGCTCGTAAGAGCCCCGCGCGGGGCCGAGGCGCGAGAGCACGCGCAACGCTTCCTGGGAAATGTAGTTGGGTGTCGGATTAGAACTACAAATCCCGGTACTCACCGCGCTGCAGCCCCGACCGTGAGGGCGCTTTCTGGTGAATCTGAATCTCGTTTGTCTGTGACATGGGGAAAGCTGTCCAAGCCCAATTCCATTTTCACAAGAGGCTTTCTTTTTGGAAACATGATAGCGGTCTCGCTGGTGTGCGCACCAGGAGCGTTGCGGCCGCGGCTTCCTCCTGCGGCGAATCTGCCGTTGCATCACAGTGGCTAGTCTCAGGGCCCGCAACGTGACGCTTGTCGAATCTGCTGCGGGGAGAAGGACGCGAGGGTTGCTTGGGCAGCGACTGTCATGGCGGCGGCCGCCCCCAATGCCGGAGGCTCGGCCCCTGAGACAGCGGGTTCCGCCGAAGCTCCGCTGCAGTACAGCCTGCTCCTGCAGTACCTGGTGGGTGACAAGCGTCAGCCCCGGCTCCTGGAGCCTGGGAGCCTGGGCGGGATCCCAAGTCCAGCCAAGAGTGAGGAGCAGAAGATGATCGAGAAGGCGATGGAAAGCTGCGCTTTCAAGGCTGCGCTGGCCTGCGTGGGAGGTGAGGCCGGGCGATGGgacccttgggaggctgagggcctGGACGGCAGTGGGGATCTCTGCCGAGAAGACCACGCGCCTGGGAGGCGAGGGACTGCGGGCCTTGACCTTGACCACACCCTCGCCTCGTTCGTGAATCGGGCGTCACCTCTCCTGCCCCCTCAGGCCGGCTTTCCTGATGAAAATTGGGTTAGAGAATCGGTGCTGTGGTTGGGGCCTGAAAGTTATTACAtgacatcctggctaacacggtgaaaccccgtctctactaaaaatacaaaaaattagctggacgtggtggtgggcgcctgtagtcccagctattcgggaggttgaggcaggagaatcgcttgaacccaggaggcggagcttgcagtgagccgagatgtgccactgctctccagcctgggcgacagagcgagactccgtctcaaaaacaacaacaaaaagttattaCGTGGGTGACTTCATTCATCCGTTCATTCCCTTAAATTCATTCTCTTAAAtaattctttcaacaaattgTTCCTAAGCAATATCACGTGCCAGGTGAAAGAGACAAGAGCCTGGTCTTCATGGGGCCTGTATTATACTATGTGGAGAAGAATGTTGAGCAGGAACACTGCAGAGGAAGGATGCAGACATATGGAAATGCACATGCAGACGACTCTAGGGCAGCAGTTGTTTGAGGTTTGAAAAACTGAAAGACCATTGTGACTAGACAGCCCCGAGCAAGGAGAGACGAAGTCTGCACTTGTCCTTCTGTTTTTCCCTTAAGTTGAAGGGGAGGTGCCCATGATTTTATTAAACTCATATTGACCATGAGGTCATGAGAGGGCATCCATCTGGACATGTCCAGCCGGCTCAGGAAGGACAGATGTGGCAGCAGTGTGGGATTTGCCATTAggtagctgtgtggccttgggagaagttgcttaacctctctgagcctcagtttatagAAAGGAGAGGCTAATAGCATCTGTCTCACTGGATTATTGTGAAGAATGAATGAGGCTGTGGCATACTGGCATGTGCTCAGTAAAGCATTACTGTGAATGTCACAGTGGCCAAGAGAGTGATTTGCAAAGTTGATAGCTGAAGTTGAGGGTGGCTGGTTTACATATGAGAGAATGTAGAGAGAATAGAGGGTTAAAGATGGAATCTTGAGAAATGTTAGGGAATGACAGGAGGAAGAAATCTTAGAGACGGAGAAGATGATGTCAGTAACATAGACCCTGGATTGCAAGTCTCCAGGCAAGTGGAGAGTTTGAGTGGCAAGAGGGGGGTGTCCTCTGCACCGGTGGTCATCCAAAAGCATGGTCCCTTCCAGGATGATCCCAATAGAGTAATGCAGAAAACATGCCAAAGACACCTTCATCTCTGTGTTTGCTTCTAGGATTTGTCTTAGGAGGTGCATTTGGGGTGTTTACCGCTGGCATCGATACCAACGTGGGCTTTGACCCTAAGGATCCTTACCGTACACCGACTGCAAAAGAAGTGCTGAAAGACATGGGGCAGAGAGGAATGTCCTATGCCAAAAATTTCGCCATTGTGGGAGCCATGTTTTCTTGTACTGAGTGTTTGATAGAATCTGTAAGTGTCTCTGCCTTCTAAGAAATCCTTGCTGGGGCCACCATTTCATTACTTTTAAAGAGAAATTGCTCTTTAAAAGTCATTTGAAAGTTGTTACTAGAAAGCAAATCAGAAGCATCAGATACATTCTAGGTTGAACTTCCATAAAATAGTCCCTGTGGCAGACTTTGTGTGTGTTTACAGTATGGGCttgcattattttttactttttgtaggcTAGAAGTTAGCTAATGATTTTAAACGAGACTTATTGGAGAGCCCCTTGAAGAAATTTTGATTACATTCCAAATGCTGGGCTTGGTTTCAGCACTCTGGTGCCACCTGCAGGAAGCATCTATGAAcgcatactatatatatatatatatatatatatatatatatatacacgctgTATACTTAGGAACTATATTTTCAAGAAAGATTAGGTTTCCTTTGGGTAGGGACTGAATGAGCTAACGAGCAACCCTGTGTATTCCTCCTTAATGGTCTGCCTTGGCTTGTTTCTTTGGCTCTAACGTGTACTTCCCTGCCCACAGTACCGGGGAACATCAGACTGGAAGAACAGTGTCATCAGTGGCTGCATCACGGGAGGAGCTATTGGTTTCAGAGGTTAGTAAACGGCTCTCGAATGCTTTTTCTTTGTGGCCTTGGACAACGTGCTGAGGTTGTCATTTCCAAACACACGAGTGTTCCAGGGACACTTGATCTTCTTCCCTCTGACAAATAAATCATGTTTGTTTCTGTGGTAACTCGGTTTTGGAAACTTGTAGGATCTAGATGAGGGTTTCCCATCgttggcactactgacatttcGACCAGACGAATCTTTGTCGGGATTGGGTCTGTTTTGTGCATTCTAAGACGTTgagcagtatccctggcctctacccacgaGATGCAAGTAGCACCCCCGTCCGTtgtaacaacttttttttttttaaagagaccgaatctcactctgtcgcccaggctggagtgcagtggcacgatgtcagctcactgcaacctccacctcctgggttcaagcgattcccctgcctcagcttcccaggtagctgggattacaggcacccgccaccatgctcagctaatttttatttttttagtagagatcaatttcacctggtctcgaactcctgacctcgtgatctgcctgcctcagcctcccaaagtgctgggattacaggcatgagccaccacgtgtgGCCAACATTTTTCTCAGTAATTCTAGAcaattgtcttttaattttagatataAATTATAATG is a genomic window containing:
- the TIMM22 gene encoding mitochondrial import inner membrane translocase subunit Tim22; the encoded protein is MAAAAPNAGGSAPETAGSAEAPLQYSLLLQYLVGDKRQPRLLEPGSLGGIPSPAKSEEQKMIEKAMESCAFKAALACVGGFVLGGAFGVFTAGIDTNVGFDPKDPYRTPTAKEVLKDMGQRGMSYAKNFAIVGAMFSCTECLIESYRGTSDWKNSVISGCITGGAIGFRAGLKAGAIGCGGFAAFSAAIDYYLR